GGAGTCGACCAGCTGGGTGAACCGGCGGGCCGCCTGCTGCGAGGTGGTGACGATGGCCTCGGTGTGCCCGGAGGTCCACAGCCGGATGTGCTCGACGGCCCGGTCCAGCGAGTCGACGACGGCGGCGGCGATGTCGTGGGAGAGGTACTCCGTCTCCCAGTCCTCGGGCGTGGCCTCGACCACGGTGGCCTTGGAGTCCTCGGCGTAGGCGAGCACACGCTCGTCGGCGTGCACGGTCACGCCGGCCTCCGCGAGGGCGTCCAGGGCGCGGGGCAGGAACGCGGGGGCGATGTCCTGGTGGACCAGGAGGGTCTCGGCCGCGTTGCAGACGCTGACCCGGTGCGCCTTGGAGTTGATCAGGATGTCGACGGCCATGTCGAGGTCGGCGTGGGCGTCGACGTAGACGTGGCAGTTGCCGGTGCCGGTCTCGATGACCGGGACGGTGGACTCGGTGACGACGGTCCGGATGAGCGAGGCGCCGCCGCGCGGGATGAGCACGTCGACCAGGCCGCGGGCGCGCATCAGCTCGCGCACGCTGTCCCGGCCCTCGCCGGGCACCAGCTGCACCGCGTCGGCGGGCAGTCCGGCCCCGCCGACGGCGTCGCGGATCACCCGGACGAGAGCGGTGTTCGACTCGTAGGCGGAGGACGAGCCGCGCAGCAGGACCGCGTTGCCCGCCTTCAGGCAGAGCGCGGCGGCGTCCACGGTGACGTTGGGGCGGGCCTCGTAGATGATGCCGACGACGCCCAGCGGGACGCGGACCTGGCGCAGGTCGATGCCGTTGGGGAGGGTGGAGCCGCGGACGACCTCGCCGACCGGGTCGGGCAGCGCGACGACGTCGCGGACGTCCGAGGCGATGGCCCGCACCCGCTCCGGGGTGAGGGTCAGCCGGTCGACGATGGCCTCGCTGGTGCCCGCCTCGCGCGCCTTGGCGATGTCCTTCGCGTTGGCCTCGACGATTTCGCTCGTACGGACCTCCAGCGCGTCCGCGATGGCGAGCAGCGCGTCGTCCTTGGCGGCCCGGGGCAGCGGCGCGAGGTCGGCGGCGGCCGCCTTGGCTCGGTAGGCGGCGCGGGTGACCGGGGACATGGAGTCGTATGGAGAGAGCGTGGTCATAAGGGAAGGGTAGTGCTCCGCGCGGGGCGGTCCACCGCTCGTTCCACACCCCGAGATACGCGGCCGGACGGGTCACCGCGCGGCCCGGGAGGCGGCGCGGGCGGTCAGTAGGGGTGGACGCCGACCGGGGTCGCGGGGGCCGGGCCGTACCCCGCCGCGATGCGCTGGTGGTAGGTCTGGCGGTCGATGACCTCCAGGCCGACGATCTCCCAGGGCGGCAGTCCGGCGCTCTGGCGGTGCTCGCCCCACAGGCGCAGGGCGACGGCGGCCGCGTCGTGCAGGTCGCGGGCCTCCTCCCAGTACCGGATCTCGGCATGGTCGCCCGCGTATCTGCTGGTCAGGAGGAAGGGATGGTCGTGGGCGAGCTGTTCGAGGGCGCGCCGGACCTCCGACAGCGGGGCCTCGCCGCCGGAGACGCTCAGCGTGACGTGCCACAGCCGGGGGACGTCGACGGGCCGTCCGCCCTTCGGCTCGGCGCCCTCCTCGGCCAGGTACCGGTCACCGGCGGCCACGCTCGTCAGGGTCCGCTCCTCGCCGGGCGCACGCGCGGGCGCGCGGCCCGCGGCACGGGCCGCCGGCGGGCCGGCCGGGCGCGGCGACGCCGGAGCGGTCTCACCGGCACTCCCACGGGCCGCTGCCACCCCAGGGCGCACTCGTCTCACGACGGCCTCCTTCACGCAGCGCTCGAGCGGAATCTGTCCCTGGAACAAAGTTGAGCAGGCCGCACGGTTCCGCGGGGCGGTTTCACGGAACGTCCCCCACCGGTACGGACCGTTCGAGCGGGTTTACGGGTGCAGGATCACCAGGTCGTCCCGGTGGACGACCTCGCGCTCGTAGGCGGCGCCCAGCTCACGGGCCAGTTCCCTGGTCGACCGCCCGATCAGCTGGGGGATCTCCTTGGCGTCGAAGTTGACGAGGCCGCGGGCCACGGCGTGCCCCCGGGCGTCTCGCAGTTCGACGGGGTCGCCCGCGCTGAACTCGCCCTCCACGGCGGCGATCCCGGCCGGGAGCAGGGAGGTGCGCCGCTCGACGACCGCGCGCACCGCGCCGTCGTCCAGGGTCAGGGAGCCCTGCGGGGTCGAGGCGTGCTGGAGCCACAGCAGCCGGTCGGCGGAGCGTTTGCCGGTGGCGTGGAAGTAGGTGCCGGTGTCGCCGCCGGTGAGGGCGTCGGCCGCGTGGACGGCGCTGGTGAGGACCACGGGGATGCCGGCCGCGGCCGCGATCCGGGCGGCCTCGACCTTGGTGACCATGCCGCCGGTGCCGACGCCCGCCTTGCCGGTGGTGCCGATGTCGACGTGCGCGAGGTCGGCGGGGCTGCGCACCTCGCCGATCCGCGAGGTGCCGGGCCTGCTCGGGTCGCCGTCGTACACCCCGTCCACGTCGGACAGCAGGACCAGCAGGTCGGCGTGGACGAGGTGGGCGACGAGCGCGGCGAGCCGGTCGTTGTCGCCGAAGCGGATCTCGTCCGTGGCCACGGTGTCGTTCTCGTTGACGATCGGGAAGGCACCCATCGCGAGCAGCTTGTCGAGGGTGCGGGAGGCGTTGCGGTGGTGGGCGCGCCGGCTCATGTCGTCGCTGGTCAGCAGCACCTGGCCGACGCGGACGCCGTAGCGGGCGAAGGAGGCGGTGTAGCGGGCCACGAGCAGGCCCTGCCCGACGCTCGCCGCGGCCTGCTGGCGGGCCAGGTCGCGGGGCCGGCGGCGCAGACCCAGGGGGGCCAGTCCGGCGGCGATGGCGCCGGAGGAGACCAGGACGATCTCTTTCTCGCCGCCGCTGCGGATCTTGGCGAGGACGTCGACGAGCGCGTCGACCCGGTCGGCGTCGAGCCCGCCCGAAGCGGTGGTCAGCGACGAGGAGCCGACCTTCACGACGATCCTTCGGGCCTCGCCCACGGCCTGCCTTGCCCCTGCCACCTTGTCGTTCGCCCCTTGCGTAGGTAGACGGCTGCCCGCCTGGCAATCTACGCGAACGGGGGCGGAGGCCGCGCGTCGTTTCACTTCGCGGACAGCGGGCCCCTGTAACCGTTTGCTCACTCTTTGCGTACGGCAAAAAGGTTGTACTGGTTCCCCATGGAATTTGAAGAGAACACAAATTTATTTTGAAGTTTGTGTCACCTACAGTTCGCCCTGTGAAGCGCATACTCCTGAGATCGGGGAAGAGCCCCTTCGACGTCGTCCCGGTGGAGGAGGCCCTCCACCGAGACGTGATCGCCACCAACTCCGGCAACCTGATCTTCAGTGATGCCGCGCACAAGATCCTCAGCACGCCGGACTCCGAGGTGTTCTCGAACGGCATGCGGACCGATGTGAACGCGGCGGCCCGCATCAACGAGGAGTACGACGCCTTCGTGGTGCCCCTGGCCAACGCCTTCCGGCCCACGTTCGAGCAGCCGCTCAAGCGGCTGACCAGGCTCATCGGGAAGCTGAAGATCCCGGTCGTGGTGATGGGCGTG
Above is a genomic segment from Streptomyces asoensis containing:
- a CDS encoding glutamate-5-semialdehyde dehydrogenase, whose amino-acid sequence is MTTLSPYDSMSPVTRAAYRAKAAAADLAPLPRAAKDDALLAIADALEVRTSEIVEANAKDIAKAREAGTSEAIVDRLTLTPERVRAIASDVRDVVALPDPVGEVVRGSTLPNGIDLRQVRVPLGVVGIIYEARPNVTVDAAALCLKAGNAVLLRGSSSAYESNTALVRVIRDAVGGAGLPADAVQLVPGEGRDSVRELMRARGLVDVLIPRGGASLIRTVVTESTVPVIETGTGNCHVYVDAHADLDMAVDILINSKAHRVSVCNAAETLLVHQDIAPAFLPRALDALAEAGVTVHADERVLAYAEDSKATVVEATPEDWETEYLSHDIAAAVVDSLDRAVEHIRLWTSGHTEAIVTTSQQAARRFTQLVDSTTVAVNASTRFTDGGQFGFGAEIGISTQKLHARGPMGLPELTSTKYIVTGDGHVRR
- the proB gene encoding glutamate 5-kinase, producing MGEARRIVVKVGSSSLTTASGGLDADRVDALVDVLAKIRSGGEKEIVLVSSGAIAAGLAPLGLRRRPRDLARQQAAASVGQGLLVARYTASFARYGVRVGQVLLTSDDMSRRAHHRNASRTLDKLLAMGAFPIVNENDTVATDEIRFGDNDRLAALVAHLVHADLLVLLSDVDGVYDGDPSRPGTSRIGEVRSPADLAHVDIGTTGKAGVGTGGMVTKVEAARIAAAAGIPVVLTSAVHAADALTGGDTGTYFHATGKRSADRLLWLQHASTPQGSLTLDDGAVRAVVERRTSLLPAGIAAVEGEFSAGDPVELRDARGHAVARGLVNFDAKEIPQLIGRSTRELARELGAAYEREVVHRDDLVILHP